The following proteins come from a genomic window of Nicotiana tomentosiformis chromosome 12, ASM39032v3, whole genome shotgun sequence:
- the LOC138903436 gene encoding uncharacterized protein codes for MTINIFQGRKLTGIKVSFSLRIQEHKGEQEDQKVDRFQTNGISLYLSRLPNLYWQEKNFYFFDLASKVLNKAGGWQGNLLSFGGRAIIIKHILQSQILYLLAAMVPPKAIISQIVMYLSNFFWGENKGKKSYDWSSWENLSYLHNKGGVGFKKL; via the coding sequence ATGACTATCAACATATTTCAGGGCAGGAAGTTAACAGGGATAAAAGTTTCTTTCTCACTCAGAATTCAAGAACATAAGGGTGAACAGGAGGATCAAAAAGTGGACAGGTTTCAAACAAATGGAATTTCCCTTTACTTATCTAGGTTGCCCAATCTTTATTGGCAGGAAAAAAACTTCTACTTTTTTGATCTCGCCTCTAAGGTCCTTAATAAAGCAGGCGGTTGGCAAGGGAACTTGCTTTCATTTGGGGGTAGGGCTATCATAATCAAACACATTCTGCAATCCCAAATTCTCTATCTACTTGCTGCTATGGTACCACCAAAAGCTATTATTAGCCAAATTGTAATGTACCTCTCTAACTTCTTCTGGGGAGAAAATAAAGGCAAAAAGAGCTATGATTGGAGCTCCTGGGAGAATTTGAGCTACCTCCACAATAAAGGGGGAGTTGGTTTCAAGAAGCTTTAA
- the LOC104085229 gene encoding uncharacterized protein yields the protein MEDCGMCDLGFNGYPFTWCNGRGRRNRISERLDRVMINEGWSDLFHSNRVDHKGKTGSDHSLMIFKAGNDSAEFTRYFRFLNFWTSQSSYLSTVEEIWNIDVQGNYLWVLQQKLKAISKGLRKWSKDTIGDIFETIKKLETDICRLEEIYDANDTDNNRQTLMKAHAEYTRWLIIQKSIFKQKARIKWAEEGDANTKYFYSVVKEKRRKAHIHKIKDANG from the coding sequence ATGGAGGATTGTGGGATGTGCGACCTAGGCTTCAATGGCTATCCTTTCACATGGTGCAATGGCAGGGGTAGAAGAAACAGAATAAGCGAGAGGCTGGATAGAGTCATGATTAATGAAGGCTGGTCAGATCTTTTTCATTCTAACAGGGTCGACCACAAAGGCAAGACTGGATCTGACCATAGTCTCATGATTTTCAAAGCCGGTAATGATAGTGCTGAATTCACCAGGTACTTCAGGTTCCTCAACTTTTGGACCTCTCAAAGTAGCTATCTCTCTACAGTGGAGGAAATTTGGAACATTGACGTTCAAGGCAACTATCTTTGGGTATTACAACAGAAACTTAAAGCTATTTCTAAAGGCCTGAGAAAATGGTCCAAAGATACCATTGGTGATATTTTTGAAACCATTAAAAAACTAGAGACTGATATCTGCCGACTAGAGGAAATCTATGATGCTAACGACACTGACAATAACAGGCAGACTCTTATGAAGGCCCATGCTGAATACACCAGATGGCTAATAATACAAAAGTCCATTTTCAAACAGAAAGCAAGAATCAAATGGGCAGAGGAAGGAGATGCCAACACCAAATACTTCTATAGTGTAGTGAAAGAGAAAAGAAGGAAAGCTCATATACATAAAATCAAAGATGCCAATGGATGA